TCAACATATAAAACTACTAATTGGAGCTTTACTTTCTTTTGGAACTGTATATTTACGAGATGAGGTTGAGCACCATCAGATTGCCAGTATGTATCAAGGTTATCATCTCGAAGGGAAGTAATGCCATTTCCAGCTTTGCAAGAGCTGACACTCCAAACAGCCTTCTTAGCCATCTCACAGAGGTCATCATCAACCAAAAGTTGTTGGCTACCTCCTCTCAGCTTCCCTTCTTCCTCTCCTTCCGATGAATCTGCCATTGAGTTTACCTTACTTCAGTGGACTTGGCTGTCTTCAGAGAAATCCAGCGGTGATCGAGTAACTGGTCCTGCAGCAGGTGAAGGCGGAGTGGCGGACTAGTTTGGCGAGTCGACAATGAGCTTGGAGCCTGGTCCTTGGTCCAGCGAGGCGACGACTTTAGCTTGGAGCTTTGGGGCTACGCGATAAGTTACTGTCTTAGGATTTCTAATTTCAGTCTTTCAGATTAACAGAGAGCAGTTCAGCATGGGTTGAGCTTGCAGTACATTGATATGGAGAATACTAATTACTAAATAAACCATACaagatgcatttttttttattaaatacagtAGTAGATACAAGATGCATTGAAATATGCAGAATTGACATTTGAAATCATTAGAATTTCCATATTCATTCATTTATTGACCCTTTGCCTTCACATTATACCTTGTCCAAAGATCGTGAAATTCTCTACTACTGACTACTGGAAAACagaagtgagaaaaaaaaaacattctggAAAGtgataactttaaaaatatttcacacaacaaaaacaaacaaattcacAGAATCACAGGACAGTCTTATTGTCTTAATactcttaaataaataaataaataaaacctgGACAGTCAGAACTTCGGAGTTAGGCCGTCCGCCGGAGCCCGGAGCCGAGGAGACGGAGCGACGGAGGAGAGTCGCCGTCCGTTGCTGAGGGGCTGGTGGAGACGTATGTCGGAGGAGACTGGACTACTGGAGGGGTGGAGCGGCTGGAGGCTATTTAAATGTTTACCTGTACCATATAAAGAAtttgatttacttttaaattacagaattcatgttcacaaAAATGCATTAGAGTATCCTTATCAATGTtacgatttttaaaaaaaatttataagtgtaattagaaaagagaaaatgacagggaaggaaaagaaaaacaattatgatttttaaaaaaagattaaaaaaatagttggCCGCGTGTTGCAACCAAGCCATATGGGAGAGAGAGTTGCACTTGGCTTTGGTATATGTGCTGTCTTTTACTATTCCAATATCCTTAACTACGGTTTCAAAAACCTTTTTATAACCACTGATATAGATGCTCTTATGGACATGAATTTATGTACCCTAGTtcacaatataacaattgattttCTTGGTTCACCGGGCTTCTATGCTCCTTGTGAACTAACTACTGATATTTTTAACTATCTCATTGTGATCTTTTATCTACTAGGATCACAAGACAGGTTTCACTCATAACACATTTTTGAATAAATGCatacttttaacttttaagtaaaTCAAAGTTATTTGTACTTAGGTATCAACCTAAATACGAAAATCCAATTGGTGTTTGTTGTTTGGTTCATGTACTAAGTAACACCAATGAATATTATATACCAATTTGGTGTTTGGTTTGGCATTTGGTATGATTTGACGATCTGCATGATATAGAGAACTGCACACTCAAAAGTTGGTTTTGCAAAAGCAGAAGAAAGATGATTTCACTACTCGGTGAACTACTGAAGAAAGACAAAAATTTGAAGCTATTCCCCCCTGCCGTTTATGTCTTTGGTGTACAAGGAAAATGAAGAATACAAGGTGGCATCTGATGCGTTATTTCGCTACATATTCATTGCTCTATGAGGTTCGTAATCCAAGAATTCAGGGTTAACCTGTCCGAAAGATGCATTGTATGCATACATATCAAGAATCCTATCGTCTGTCATCTGTCCGCTTTCCCTTCCTCTAAAACCTTCCATAGGCGACGCCCAGGGACCTTGGTTCGATATGTTAGAGCTAGAGGCTTCTTGGTTTGCGTTTTGTGGATTGTGATTTTGGGGAGAATTTCCAGTCGGCCGCTTGCTGCTGGAGTTAGCTGTTGTCAGAGATATGGAAGTTGACTGCTGCTGCATTTGCTGTTGATTCTTCATAGGCGACTTTGGTCTAAGGGATTCTATTTCGGGGGTTGTCACAACAAGATGAGGTGCGTCGGGTGGTgggtttcttcctcctccaccCTGCCAAACTTTCCCGTCCTTATCAGCGAAATTCCGCACATAAGCCTGAAAGTTTTGACATCCCATTCTCAGAATTAATGATCAAAGAGGAAGTGATAAGCATGATGAATAATAGagaaaagcaaagaaaaaactaaaactCCTCCACACGAAAATATTCAAGCTTGGCAAACCCCAGAGAACATAAAACGATGAAGCACAACGATTAGCATAAAGAAGTTCTGCTCAGAACTGTTTACTCTTTGGGTCGAATGTTTAAATGAAAATACAATAATCATGAAAAAAGATCATATTAtctttttgtttggtttataCTATTTTCTTTGTGTATGTTGGGTTGGGGTAGATGTTATGCTTGTATTGGGGGGATTTTTAGTTAAACTAAAAGGTCTTTGACAGTGAAGCCACAAGCTCACCATATACTACATTCTCAAATTAatcaaaactaattaattaaaatgttactCGCTGCACTATACCTCAGAATTAAAATTCGATGAAGATAACCCTTTCCCAACAGTTAACCAGCCTGTCCGAATGTTATGGTCTTCACCAAAGAGCTCAAGCCTTCTCCGGCCAAGAGCAAAATGCTCAATTATTCGGTACATATCTTCAGGCTTTGCAGTCGATCCTGCATTAAATTGGCAAAGAATGTTTTAAACGAGAACGGCTTGTGTAGATTCCACGTGAGAGGACAGGCACAAAACAAAGTGATATATGCAAGTGGCAAGGTACTTTTAGAAAATTTCAATGCAGGGaacaatatacggagtaatagaaTATGAACTTAGACAAGTGCTGCCTAAGAATTGGCAgaggattttaaaaaattagccGAGTCCCCTGCTTACTGCTGCATTGCAGCTACTTCTTTGTTCTGTTTCTTACTCTTTTGACAAAACAAAATGCGAATAGAACAAACTATAATAGTATTTACTTTCTCACATTCAGCTTAATAAAACTAGCAACTCTGTTTTCATCTTAAGAAAAAACAACCAGAAATTATGCTAAACAAGATTAATGTAGCTCACATTCAAGACTTGAATTTCTCTAGTTTAAAGATTGTCAAAGTCAATGAGTACATACCATACGGAGGCTCCTCAGCAATAATTACATCAGTATCAATGTTGGCATGAATTATATGGCCATCTGTACTGCGACGAACAGTTCCCTTAATGCCCATCAAGCAGTGCTCCTATAACAAAATAGAAACTGGCTCACATAAGTAAATTACAAATGTGTAAGTGCATAGTTTCCACTCACATGAAATTTAGTGGCAGAACAAAATGGGAGTCAAATATGGGCAATCAATAACAAGCTGAAAATACAGAAAAGATCTGAACCTTCGAGCGCTGAAACAGAGTATGCGAATCATGACGTAATCCCGGAGTGGcattgtttttatttgttttgaccCAACATATATCTTCACACCTGCGAAATCCCCACTGCATGAAACAGATAAGAATCGATGAGAACAACAAATAAACATGATAACCTATATAACCCAAACAAAAGGGGAGGGGTAATTAAATGGAAAGCAGAAAGAGACTcaaccccccacccccaccgaAAGAACATAAGCAAGTAGAAAGAGGCAGCAACTCATAACCATAAAGGCATAAATCCATTTCCTCAGTCTTAATTAGGTACCTTCTTCAAACATTGACGACCCTGCTCAAGCCCAACACCATCACCAACccaaaggaaaataaaagatGGTGTATCAGCAATTGCCTGTAAGAATAACAAGGACCACTTCAACCACTATAACAGTTGTAAGAGAGAGAATTAACAGGGTCAAAGCGCATGGATCAACCAGCAGtacataaattaatttaagCACATGAATGTTTGGCAATCATAGCATAGCTAGCCTATCAAGGAACATGGAAAAGAAACTATAATAAATCATTAGCAGATCAGAGTACAAGGACCACGTCAAGTTATACCTCAATTTTGAGATTCATTATTTCTTCAAATGTCCAGTATTCCATATTATCAGTGACACCAGGAGCTCGATGAACATATTCCTCCCATGGTGGGTCTATAAGAATGACATCAAACTTTGTACCGAAGAACTCTGGAGAAAGCTCCTGCTCATGCAAGTCACATTTGTAATACATAGGAGCAGAAGCAGCTTTGGCCACAATTTCATCTTTCTTTTGTATGAGCTCTCGCAATTTAGGATAGTCCTCAACAACACTAGTTAACTCCAGTTCCCGGATGAAATTTTGTGGCCGCATACCAGTGTCTACAAAATTTTGGGAGTAATCATTCTGCTCTCCTCTGGAAGGAGCTTTGCCAGGGGGTGCATTAGTTCTAGGAGGAACCCAACCACCAGGAGTTTTATCTGGTGTTTGTCCACGACCAGCTGGCATTCCAGTGTTAAAATTTGGGCTAGATACACTTGGAGGTGCTCCTCTTCCAGGACCTGGTTGATTAAAATACATCCCGGGATTTGGAGGGTTTCCTATATTAGGGGGAAACCGGAGTCCTGAAGGTCCAGGTGGAACCGCTAGCATATTCATCTCGACTCCTCGAGCTCCAGGCCATACAATAGGCGGCGAAAATGGTGGAATGAAGACACCAGGGGAAATAGGAGGAACAGGAGCAGGTGACATGTTAGCGTTCAGAGGTGGGGGCATTCCAAGTGGTCCAAAAGGTGACCCCACCATTGGCATTTGAAGACCTACTTGATGGTTGTCTCTCCCTGTGGACCTACCTCGTCCCATTCTACCAAGTCTAATTCCTCTAGCACTTTGAGGACCAGATCTATTGAAGGAAGAAGGCTCCTGACTTCCATGTGGAGGTTGTGAACCTCCACTTGAAGTTTGGCCACCAGATCCTTGATTCATCAAATCACCAGATTGGCCTCTAGATCTCTCCCCTTGAGATTCAATGTCATCTCTCCTTGAATTTAGATTTAAAGCAGTACCACCATCACCTGGTGTATCCTTAAAATCTTCACTAGATTGCCCAGATCCATAGGCATTTCTCCCCCTTTCATCACTTGAAACTGCATACTTTTCATCATCCTGAGGCAACCTGGCATCAGAATGTTGCCCAACTTCACTTTTCCTTGCAAATGTAGGTTTAGCATCATCTCTACCATAATCAAAAGATCGAGTTTGGATCTCTATCACATCATAGTTCTCATTTGAAATTCCATATTTAGAGGAGGTTTTTACAGCTTCAGTCCTAATCCCATCTTTCCAACCCCCAGGACGAGGCCTATCATTGTCCATCCAACCCCTTCTGTTCAACTCCCACTCTCTTCCATGGTCATAAGATGAACCACcttcttttgtttctttgtcAGCAAAGTTGCCTTGTCTTCTCTTCCACCCATCTCTGGGACCATCACGGTCCCTGCTTCTGTCACTCCAGCCATCATCTCTTCCTTTTGATCTATCATCCTTGTAACCATCTTTTTCCTGTTCTTTCTTCCTCGAAGGAGTGCTTCTTTCATATTCCATATCAAAATTTTCTCCATCATAATAATGCTTCCCACTCTTCTCAGGTGTCCTGGACCTATTGACACTGTCTGTTTCCCTCCTCCTTTCCCTCATCCATGCAGCATCCTCTTCACGAGCAGAAGCATGCCCTTTGTTATCTTCTTCTACAGCTTCAAATCTGCCTCTCTTGCCCCTTTCATAGTCAGCTCTTTTCTCCTCCCTGTTCTGTGATTTAACATCTTTGTCTTCATTTGAGTTTCTGTGACCCTCAATTATGGGGTCCACCATTTTCCCACTTCTAGTATCAAAAT
This portion of the Ipomoea triloba cultivar NCNSP0323 chromosome 5, ASM357664v1 genome encodes:
- the LOC116019174 gene encoding N6-adenosine-methyltransferase non-catalytic subunit MTB is translated as MTSPEGLRTYTKQDVDDLDGKTDKFRDDDDDWEGDGKRKYRSSKSRRSGIAEESEGLDSSGRKRSNVDKSESRKRSGGSGKVDTDEDEYDARKESRSKSMRKKPEENTLERLSNWYQDGETETKHNNGDKSGGGGHSRADESDRRTSISKFSDNDGSQNRNKGTDERRENSKGKSHGSSEHGRNSRKRWDESDSVKKADESEYIENFDTRSGKMVDPIIEGHRNSNEDKDVKSQNREEKRADYERGKRGRFEAVEEDNKGHASAREEDAAWMRERRRETDSVNRSRTPEKSGKHYYDGENFDMEYERSTPSRKKEQEKDGYKDDRSKGRDDGWSDRSRDRDGPRDGWKRRQGNFADKETKEGGSSYDHGREWELNRRGWMDNDRPRPGGWKDGIRTEAVKTSSKYGISNENYDVIEIQTRSFDYGRDDAKPTFARKSEVGQHSDARLPQDDEKYAVSSDERGRNAYGSGQSSEDFKDTPGDGGTALNLNSRRDDIESQGERSRGQSGDLMNQGSGGQTSSGGSQPPHGSQEPSSFNRSGPQSARGIRLGRMGRGRSTGRDNHQVGLQMPMVGSPFGPLGMPPPLNANMSPAPVPPISPGVFIPPFSPPIVWPGARGVEMNMLAVPPGPSGLRFPPNIGNPPNPGMYFNQPGPGRGAPPSVSSPNFNTGMPAGRGQTPDKTPGGWVPPRTNAPPGKAPSRGEQNDYSQNFVDTGMRPQNFIRELELTSVVEDYPKLRELIQKKDEIVAKAASAPMYYKCDLHEQELSPEFFGTKFDVILIDPPWEEYVHRAPGVTDNMEYWTFEEIMNLKIEAIADTPSFIFLWVGDGVGLEQGRQCLKKWGFRRCEDICWVKTNKNNATPGLRHDSHTLFQRSKEHCLMGIKGTVRRSTDGHIIHANIDTDVIIAEEPPYGSTAKPEDMYRIIEHFALGRRRLELFGEDHNIRTGWLTVGKGLSSSNFNSEAYVRNFADKDGKVWQGGGGRNPPPDAPHLVVTTPEIESLRPKSPMKNQQQMQQQSTSISLTTANSSSKRPTGNSPQNHNPQNANQEASSSNISNQGPWASPMEGFRGRESGQMTDDRILDMYAYNASFGQVNPEFLDYEPHRAMNM